In Phacochoerus africanus isolate WHEZ1 chromosome 14, ROS_Pafr_v1, whole genome shotgun sequence, one genomic interval encodes:
- the PSMC3IP gene encoding homologous-pairing protein 2 homolog isoform X1, giving the protein MSKGRAEAAAGAPGILLKYLQEQNRPYSAQDVFGNLQREHGLGKAAVVKALEQLAQQGKIKEKVYGKQKIYFADQDQFDMVSDADLQGLDAKIVALTAKVQSLQQSCRHMEAELKELTSALTTPEMQKEIQELKKECAGYTERLKNIKAATNHVTPEEKEQVHRERQRYCKEWRKRKRMATELFDAILEGYPRSKKQFFVSAALPPRLRAFVGPVSFLSPSGPQEEVGIETDEDHKVTLPDP; this is encoded by the exons ATGAGTAAAGGCCGGGCGGAAGCCGCGGCGGGAG CCCCCGGGATCCTGCTGAAGTACCTGCAGGAGCAGAATCGGCCCTACAGCGCCCAGGACGTGTTCGGGAACCTGCAGCGGGAACACGGACTGGGCAAGGCG gcGGTGGTCAAAGCGCTGGAGCAGCTGGCCCAGCAAGGCAAGATCAAAGAGAAGGTGTACGGCAAGCAGAAGATATACTTTGCAGACCAG GACCAGTTTGACATGGTCAGTGATGCTGACCTCCAAGGCCTGGATGCCAAAATCGTGGCCCTTACTGCGAAGGTGCAGAGCTTGCAGCAGAGCTGCCGCCACATGGAGGCTG AGCTGAAGGAGTTAACAAGTGCCCTGACCACACCGGAGATGCAGAAGGAGATTCAGGAGTTAAAGAAGGAATGTGCTGGCTACACCGAGAGACTGAAGAACATCAAAGCGGCCACCAACCACGTGACTCCCGAGGAGAAGGAGCAG GTgcacagagagaggcagaggtaCTGCAAGGAGTGGAGGAAGCGGAAGAGGATG GCAACCGAGCTGTTTGATGCAATCCTTGAAGGCTATCCCAGGAGCAAGAAGCAGTTCTTCGTAAGTGCCGCTCTCCCTCCCCGGCTCCGGGCCTTCGTGGGGCCGGTCTCATTCTTGTCTCCCTCTGGCCCACAGGAGGAAGTGGGGATAGAGACAGATGAAGACCACAAGGTCACGCTCCCAGACCCCTGA
- the PSMC3IP gene encoding homologous-pairing protein 2 homolog isoform X2 produces MSKGRAEAAAGAPGILLKYLQEQNRPYSAQDVFGNLQREHGLGKAAVVKALEQLAQQGKIKEKVYGKQKIYFADQDQFDMVSDADLQGLDAKIVALTAKVQSLQQSCRHMEAELKELTSALTTPEMQKEIQELKKECAGYTERLKNIKAATNHVTPEEKEQVHRERQRYCKEWRKRKRMATELFDAILEGYPRSKKQFFEEVGIETDEDHKVTLPDP; encoded by the exons ATGAGTAAAGGCCGGGCGGAAGCCGCGGCGGGAG CCCCCGGGATCCTGCTGAAGTACCTGCAGGAGCAGAATCGGCCCTACAGCGCCCAGGACGTGTTCGGGAACCTGCAGCGGGAACACGGACTGGGCAAGGCG gcGGTGGTCAAAGCGCTGGAGCAGCTGGCCCAGCAAGGCAAGATCAAAGAGAAGGTGTACGGCAAGCAGAAGATATACTTTGCAGACCAG GACCAGTTTGACATGGTCAGTGATGCTGACCTCCAAGGCCTGGATGCCAAAATCGTGGCCCTTACTGCGAAGGTGCAGAGCTTGCAGCAGAGCTGCCGCCACATGGAGGCTG AGCTGAAGGAGTTAACAAGTGCCCTGACCACACCGGAGATGCAGAAGGAGATTCAGGAGTTAAAGAAGGAATGTGCTGGCTACACCGAGAGACTGAAGAACATCAAAGCGGCCACCAACCACGTGACTCCCGAGGAGAAGGAGCAG GTgcacagagagaggcagaggtaCTGCAAGGAGTGGAGGAAGCGGAAGAGGATG GCAACCGAGCTGTTTGATGCAATCCTTGAAGGCTATCCCAGGAGCAAGAAGCAGTTCTTC GAGGAAGTGGGGATAGAGACAGATGAAGACCACAAGGTCACGCTCCCAGACCCCTGA